The DNA segment GGCGATTCGTTATGAGGGTTATGGTCCGGGTGGTGTGGCTATTTTAATTGAAGCCCTGACGGATAATCGTAATCGCACGGCGGCTGATTTACGTGGGGCTTTTAGTAAAAGTGGCGGAAATCTGGGTGAAACGGGTTGCGTTAGCTGGATGTTTGACCAAAAGGGTGTTTGTGTGGTTTCTGGGGTGGAGGATGAAGACCAGCTTTTGGAAGCATCTCTGGAAGGTAGGGCTGAGTTTTATGAAATGATTGAGGATGACATGGCTGAGGTGTTTACTGAGATGTCAAATTTGGAGGTTCTCGGTCAGAGGCTGAGGGATACGGGTTTTCAGGTGAATGATGTGGAGTTACGCTGGATTCCTAGTAATTATATTGAGATTGTTGATTTTGAGCAAGGGCGATCGCTCCTTAAGTTAATTGATTCTCTTGAGGGGTTGGATGATGTCCAGAATGTGACTGCTAATTTTGAAGTGGCTGAGAGTGTTTTGGATTTGTTGGTTTAGGAGGAACGAACCGCAAAGGACGCAAAGTACACGAAGGAAGAAGGAAGAAGGAAGGTAAGAAAGAAGGTAATATTACGAATTACGTTAGCGTAGCTCTCCCGTTCGCGTAGCGTTCCGCAGGAAAGGGAGCATTACGAATTACGAACTACGAATTACGAATTACGAATTACGAATTACTTATATCCCGCAGCTTGCAAATAAAATAATTTGGCGTAACGTCCTCCAGTCTGTAATAATTCTTCGTGGGTTCCCTGTTCTGCAACTTTACCTTCTTCTATAACTACAATTTTATCTGCCATTCTCACAGTAGAAAAACGATGAGAAATTAAAAATACAATCTGATTTTGTGTCAGTGTGCGAAAATGATTGAATATATCAAACTCGGCTTGGGCATCCATTGCTGATGTTGGTTCGTCTAATACTAAAATATCTGCTTTTGTTCGCATAAATGCACGGGCTAAGGCAATTTTTTGCCACTGTCCCCCTGAAAGTTCTTGTCCACTTTTGAACCAACGCCCTAGTTGAGTTTGAAAGTTTTGCGGTAGTTTTTCAATGAAGGGTTGCGCCATGCCTTTTTCGGCGGCTATTTCCCAGCGATGTTTATCTGCTAAATGTTCTACATCGCCGACTCCAATATTTTCGCCGACGGTGAATTGGTAACGCACAAAGTTCTGAAATATTACTCCAATCCGTTTTTGCAATACATCTACATTCCATTCTTGCAAGTCTAATCCATCTAAATAAATTCTTCCTGAATCTGGGGTGTAAAGTCGAGTGAGTAATTTAATTAAGGTGGTTTTACCAGAACCGTTTTCACCGACAATGGCTAGTTTTTCTCCAGGTTTTAAATGTAGGGAAATATCTGTTAATGCAGGTTGAGAATTTCCCGGATAAGTAAATGATACGTTCTCAAAACGAACTCCATCTTCAGGGTTTATCCCTCTGGTTGCATTACCCCAAGATTTGGGAACTTCTTCTTCTAAGAAATCGTAGAGGTTGGATAAATATAAGTTGTCTTCATACATTCCGCCAATGGAAGTTAAGGCATTAGAAAATGTAGACTGTCCTTGGCGAAACACGGTGAGATACATTGTCATATCTCCCAAAGAAATCCTCCCCATCGCGGTTTCCACGACTATCCAAGCATAAGCTAAATAAAAAGCAGCTGTACTCACTAAACTCAGGAGATATCCCCACAAACCCCGGCGCAGAGTTAAATCTCTATCTTCGCCATATAATTGACGAAACAGGTTGCGGTAACGTTCTAGCAGGGTTTCCCCTAGTTGGTAAAGTTTGACCTCTGTGGCATAGTCTTCTCTCGCCAATAGATTTTCTATGTAGTGCTGTTGACGGGTTTCTGAGGCGCGCCAACTAAATAAACGAAAGGCTTGCCCGGCAAATTTAGTCTCGGCAATAAAGGCGGGCATAGCTGCTAAAATTAATACTATGACTGCCCACGCGGAGAAATTGATTAATAGCACGCCGTAGGTGACTAGGGAAAGGGCGTTTTGTACTAAGCCAAAGGTGCGCGTTACTAAGGAAAGGGGACGTACTGAGGCTTCGCGCCGGGCGTTAGTCAGTTTGTCATAAAATTCGGAATCTTCAAATTGGCGTAAATCTAATGTCAGCGCTTTTTCTAATATCAGTACATTTACTTTTTGTCCTAGTAGCACCCGTAACAACGATTGGCAAATAGAAATCCCCCGTTGACTACCGGCGAGGAGGGCGATCGCAACTGCTTCTAACCCCACATATAATAAAGGTTGGGTAATATTGCCATCATTGACTTGCGCCGCCAAAACCACTGCATCCACAATTAATTTGCCAATGTAGGCGATCGCAGCTGGTAAAAGACCCGCCACTAAAGTTAAAGTAGCAAGAATAATGGTCAAAGTCTGGCTAGTATTCCACACCAAGCTGATAGCCCGTCCGCTATAGCGAAAAACCGCCAGCGATTGACGCAGAGTGTTTCTTATTTTTTTCATGCTTATTTTTATACTGTTTTTTATAAAATGATTAAAATTTGGCAAGTTGACTTTTATCGTCGTCCGGTGCAGGATACATCTGGACAAATTCTCTGGGAATTGCTGATTTGTGACGCAAATCGTAGCTTTGAATATACAGCCACCTGTCCCCAGTCAGCAGCCAACTCTCATTGGCTTGCGACTCAAATTCAGTTAGCAGATAATGACAACTTACCAGATATAATTCAGGTATTTCGTCCCCAGTCTTTGAGTTTAATTCAAGCAGCTGCAAACAACTTAGATATTGATGTCGAACCTACCCGCTACACTTTGGCGTTAAAACAGTGGTTAGAAGAAAAGCAATATCCCTTAGCCCTGGATAAACCACCCCCAACACCATTATCCGAAAACCTCTGGGGGGAAGAGTGGCGGTTTGCTACACTTCAAGCTGGCGAACTCGCGGATGTGTTCGCACAACGCCCGATACCGATTTTATCTATACCCGAATTTTTGAAACCGATAAATCTGGGTTTAGCATCCACAGTCCCCGTTCCTGGTGTCATTATCTATGGTGGCAGAAAATCTATGCCTTTGGCGCGATGGTTAGAAGAGGCACAGCCAGTAGCGTTAAATTACATAGCTGGCGAGCCAAATGGTTTAATATTAGAAGCTGGTTTAGTTGATAGGTGGATTGTGGCGACGTTTGAAGATGCAGATGTAGCTACTGCTGCAAAAATTTATCAACAGCGTCAACAACAAAGCCAGGGATTGCACTTTTTATTAGTTCAACCCGATGATTCCGGGATGACTTATACAGGCTTTTGGTTATTACGGACAGAAAGAAGCTTCGAGTCCAAAGGTGCGTAGATGTAAAAAAATTAGCGTAAGATTATACAGTTATACTATAAAGTAATACTCATGCTCAAAGTTACAATTACCTTAGAAGAAGACATTCTAAAATTTGTAGATCAGTATGCACAGGGAAACCGCAGTGGATACGTCAATGCACTACTAGCAGAACACCGTCGCCAAATTTTAGCAGCAGAAATGATTGCAGCCCTCAAGCAGGATGCTGAAGACCCGGAGTATCAAGCTGAAATTGCTGCTTGGGATCATGTTGTTGGAGATGGCATTAATGCCAAGGGATAATTTAACTTATCGGCGGGGAGAAATCCGTTGGGTGAATCTTGATCCTACATTCGGGGCTGAAGCACAAAAAACTCGTCTTTGCTTAATTGTGCAGAATGACATCATGAATCAGTATGGATTACTGACGATTGTCATGCCATTTCGACGAGGGAATAAACAAGCCCCCTATATTGTGAATGTGAAAGCAACCGGAAATAATGGATTAGACCAAGACCGTTTTATTGATGTTGGGCAAATCCGCGCTGTGGATTATAGTCGTATTTCGGACTTGGTAGGTGTACTAGAGGCAGAATATTGGGAACTCATTCGCACATCTGTAAATGTAGTTCTGGGATTTGGGTTTTAATTTGCCTTAACCCGTGCTTGCTTGACCATCGCAATCAAAGTTTGGTGAGCATCTTCGGAGTCTACTAAAATATGATCGAACTGAATCCGAACTGGGACAGTTTCGGCATTTACCTGTGCTGTCAAATTCATCCCCTCAGCGTCAATTGACAGCATTTGCGCGGTTGTCGCATCTGTAACGCCGCCAAAAGCCTGGGCATAAAGAACCACTGCACTAGCATGATCCTCGTTCATGTGACTGCAAATGCGTGAGCTGATTTCAGGAGAAAAGTTATCAGACATGGTGTGCGAGTGAGTTAGTATTACAGCGATTTCCTCAATTTTAAGCTAATTGGTTGAAAATTTACAGGCTTGGAAATTGCCCACCAAACCGTCACTCACACTCCATTACTTGCATTGGCGATGTCTGGCGAACAAGTTGCACTTTGTGTCTTTTTTAGCCAATATAACTTAACAGGGATTAATTCAATTAAGATGAAAGTGACATTTGTCAAATAGTGTTTATATATCGTTGCGGAAACCAAAAAACTGAAACTGTAGCAAAACT comes from the Nodularia sp. NIES-3585 genome and includes:
- a CDS encoding ABC transporter ATP-binding protein, encoding MKKIRNTLRQSLAVFRYSGRAISLVWNTSQTLTIILATLTLVAGLLPAAIAYIGKLIVDAVVLAAQVNDGNITQPLLYVGLEAVAIALLAGSQRGISICQSLLRVLLGQKVNVLILEKALTLDLRQFEDSEFYDKLTNARREASVRPLSLVTRTFGLVQNALSLVTYGVLLINFSAWAVIVLILAAMPAFIAETKFAGQAFRLFSWRASETRQQHYIENLLAREDYATEVKLYQLGETLLERYRNLFRQLYGEDRDLTLRRGLWGYLLSLVSTAAFYLAYAWIVVETAMGRISLGDMTMYLTVFRQGQSTFSNALTSIGGMYEDNLYLSNLYDFLEEEVPKSWGNATRGINPEDGVRFENVSFTYPGNSQPALTDISLHLKPGEKLAIVGENGSGKTTLIKLLTRLYTPDSGRIYLDGLDLQEWNVDVLQKRIGVIFQNFVRYQFTVGENIGVGDVEHLADKHRWEIAAEKGMAQPFIEKLPQNFQTQLGRWFKSGQELSGGQWQKIALARAFMRTKADILVLDEPTSAMDAQAEFDIFNHFRTLTQNQIVFLISHRFSTVRMADKIVVIEEGKVAEQGTHEELLQTGGRYAKLFYLQAAGYK
- a CDS encoding CopG family transcriptional regulator — its product is MLKVTITLEEDILKFVDQYAQGNRSGYVNALLAEHRRQILAAEMIAALKQDAEDPEYQAEIAAWDHVVGDGINAKG
- a CDS encoding Tab2/Atab2 family RNA-binding protein, which produces MIKIWQVDFYRRPVQDTSGQILWELLICDANRSFEYTATCPQSAANSHWLATQIQLADNDNLPDIIQVFRPQSLSLIQAAANNLDIDVEPTRYTLALKQWLEEKQYPLALDKPPPTPLSENLWGEEWRFATLQAGELADVFAQRPIPILSIPEFLKPINLGLASTVPVPGVIIYGGRKSMPLARWLEEAQPVALNYIAGEPNGLILEAGLVDRWIVATFEDADVATAAKIYQQRQQQSQGLHFLLVQPDDSGMTYTGFWLLRTERSFESKGA
- a CDS encoding YebC/PmpR family DNA-binding transcriptional regulator, translated to MAGHSKWANIKRQKAVVDAKKGKTFAQLSRAIIIAARSGVPDPSLNFQLRTAIDKAKAADIPNDNIERAIAKGAGTFGGDGASFEAIRYEGYGPGGVAILIEALTDNRNRTAADLRGAFSKSGGNLGETGCVSWMFDQKGVCVVSGVEDEDQLLEASLEGRAEFYEMIEDDMAEVFTEMSNLEVLGQRLRDTGFQVNDVELRWIPSNYIEIVDFEQGRSLLKLIDSLEGLDDVQNVTANFEVAESVLDLLV
- a CDS encoding type II toxin-antitoxin system PemK/MazF family toxin, with product MPRDNLTYRRGEIRWVNLDPTFGAEAQKTRLCLIVQNDIMNQYGLLTIVMPFRRGNKQAPYIVNVKATGNNGLDQDRFIDVGQIRAVDYSRISDLVGVLEAEYWELIRTSVNVVLGFGF
- a CDS encoding DUF2470 domain-containing protein, giving the protein MSDNFSPEISSRICSHMNEDHASAVVLYAQAFGGVTDATTAQMLSIDAEGMNLTAQVNAETVPVRIQFDHILVDSEDAHQTLIAMVKQARVKAN